Part of the Oscillospiraceae bacterium genome, TCAGATGTCCAGTAATAGATCTTCGCCGAACCAGGTGCTGCCGATTTCGGCGCCCTTGCCGCTCGCCTTCACGGCCCGCAGGGCCTCTTCGACCTGTGCGCAGAGCTCGGTGTCCTCCTTGCGGAAGCCGATGACATAGTAGTCGTCGCCGAAGTCGACGGAGGCGACGTTCAGCTTCACGGCGAGTTTGCTGTTTTTGTACTGCCCGAGCACCTCGTCGACGATCATCACGTCGATGCGGCCGGCTTGCATGTCAAGGATGCACTCGTCATATGTGCGATACTCGGACAGGTTGGCCTCGATCGACGGGTAGACAGGGTCGCCCTGAACGACTTCCAGCGCCGAGGACTCAGCCTGCGTGCCGATCTTGAAATCCGAGAGCTGTTCTTTCGAGGTGATCTGCACGTCGGGGTTTGTCATGATGACGATGCGGTTGTTCAGGTAGTTCTTCGAGAGGGTCATGCTCTCTTCGCGCTCCGGAGTCCGGGACATGCCGTTCCAGATGCAGTCGATGTTGCGGGAGGAGAGCTCCATCTCTTTGGCGTCCCAGTCGATCGGCTGGAAACGGATCTTGACGCCCAGTTCCTCGCCCACGGCGTTCGCGAGGTCGATGTCAAAGCCGACCAAGCCGCCGGCTTCGTCGCGGAATCCCATCGGGGCGAAGGTGTCGTCGAGCCCGATGATGAGCTCGTCCGGGAGATCGGCTTTCGGCCCCGCAGGGGCGCACCCGGCTGTCAGAGCCAGGCAGAGGACAAAAGACAGCAGACAGGCAATGCGTTTCATCGTTTCCACTCCAGACTTTCAAAAAATAGGAAAAACGGAAAAAATGCAAAGAGACAAAAACGTTTACGGCGTCGCCCCTTTGCACCCATTATTCTACTATAGTGTGACAGGATAAGTCAAGAAAGAAATGAGAAAATTTTCAACCGGCCGCCGGCTGATCGGCGGCGCGCGACCGGCCTGTGCAGTCTGATGGGCCGGAACTTGCAAAGGGGCGCCAAAAGAGGGCGCGCCGCATCACGTGTTCTGAAACATCGCTCTGCGGCGCGCCCTCTGGT contains:
- a CDS encoding amino acid ABC transporter substrate-binding protein, which codes for MKRIACLLSFVLCLALTAGCAPAGPKADLPDELIIGLDDTFAPMGFRDEAGGLVGFDIDLANAVGEELGVKIRFQPIDWDAKEMELSSRNIDCIWNGMSRTPEREESMTLSKNYLNNRIVIMTNPDVQITSKEQLSDFKIGTQAESSALEVVQGDPVYPSIEANLSEYRTYDECILDMQAGRIDVMIVDEVLGQYKNSKLAVKLNVASVDFGDDYYVIGFRKEDTELCAQVEEALRAVKASGKGAEIGSTWFGEDLLLDI